TTGTAATAGATGATATGTTTAAGGATGTGTATACGCTTTCGCGAAAGGTTAATAAAGCCACATCAGGCTATTTTGACCCTACAGTAGGAACATTGCGTAATGCATATGGATTTGGAGACACAGAGGCACTTAAAGTGATTGATAGTACTGCTCTTGATTCATTAATGAAGTATGTAGGCTGGGATAAGGTAACTCTAAGTGAAGATGATAAAATCCAAAAGATCTATCCAGAGATATATTTCGATTTTAATGCCGTGGCAAAAGGTTATGGTGTAGATAGAGTAGCAATTTTTATGAATGAAGAGGGATACCGCAATTTTCTTGTAGATATAGGAGGGGAGATTGTGGCTTCTGGAATTAATGAAAGAAAACAAGAGTCTTGGATAGTTGGAATAGAAAATCTTGACTCGCCTTTAGAAAAACGTACACATAGCGCATTGGTAGGTCTAAGAGACAAGGCAATGGCTGGATCTGGTAATTATAGGAAGAATCGTATTGATGAAACTACAGGCGAGCAATACGTTCATACTTTAAATCCACTTACGGGTTCTGCAGAGCGCAGTGATGTCCTTAGTGCAACCATTATTGCAGTAGATTGCGCTACGGCAGATGCGTGGGCTACTTCGTGTATGGCGATGGGATTAGAACGCGCTAAGGAAGCTTTAAAAGGTCAAGACGTAG
The genomic region above belongs to Dokdonia sp. Dokd-P16 and contains:
- a CDS encoding FAD:protein FMN transferase; its protein translation is MRLLLLFLAITILSCKQDHVADEITIQGDAFGTTYAVKYFGSEQDAIRIKKGIDSVIYAVNKSMSTYLPDSDISKINRGDSTIVIDDMFKDVYTLSRKVNKATSGYFDPTVGTLRNAYGFGDTEALKVIDSTALDSLMKYVGWDKVTLSEDDKIQKIYPEIYFDFNAVAKGYGVDRVAIFMNEEGYRNFLVDIGGEIVASGINERKQESWIVGIENLDSPLEKRTHSALVGLRDKAMAGSGNYRKNRIDETTGEQYVHTLNPLTGSAERSDVLSATIIAVDCATADAWATSCMAMGLERAKEALKGQDVEAYLVYDGGVYMTEGFNKYIKD